GGGAACAACAAGGCATTGGTACAACAACCGTAACAACAACTGGAAACGGACAGACGGTTACCACCGTTACCGTTGACCAGCGGCGGATTGAACAGACATTGGAAGCGGAAGGCAGTAACGCGGTGGTAACCATATCTGCAAATGCCGATTCCGACATAACCATCGGCGAGCTTAACGGGCAGACGGTCAAAAGCATGGAACAAAAGCAAGCAGTGCTGAATGTCAGCACCGGTGAAGCTTCATATACGCTGCCGGCGGCGCAGATAAACATTGACGCGGTTTCGGAACAAGTCGGTCGGCAAGTCGAACTCAAAGATATTAAAGTGACCGTGAAAATATCCAAGACCCCTAATGAAACAGTAAGGGTAATCGAGAACGATGCGGAAAGAGGCGGATATACCATTATCGCGCCGCCGGTAAGCTTTGACATTACCTGCACATATGGCGACAAGACTATTCAAGTGGATAGATTCAACTCCTATGTGGAGAGAACCATAGCCATACCCGAGGGAGTAGACCCGCAGAAAATTACCACCGGGGTTATAGTCAACCCCGATGGAACAGTAAACCATGTGCCGACACAAATAGTTGTCATAAACGGCAAATATTACGCTAAAATGAACAGCCTGACTAACAGCACCTATTCGGTAATCTGGAACCCTGTAGTTTTCAGTGACGCAATAAATCACTGGGCCGAAGAGCCGGTAAATGAAATGGGCTCCAGGAAAGTCATCGGCGGTATTGGCGATAACAGATTTGCGCCGGACAGAGAGATCACTCGGGCCGAGTTCGCTTCTATAACCATGCGTGCTCTGGGGCTGGTGGAAAACGATAATAAAAGTGCGTTCAAGGATGTAAAAGACAGCGACTGGTTTGCCGGCGCGGTAAGCATAGCCAATGAATACGGACTGATCAGCGGCTATACTGACGGCACTTTCCGCCCCAATAATAAAATAACCAGGGAAGAAGCGATGTCCATAATTTCCAAGGCGATGAATCTGGCTGGCATGGACACAGATACCACGGATACTGAAACGCAACTGGCAAGCTTTAATGATCGGGATAAAGTAGGTGGTTGGGCCAAAGATGCAGTCGCATCCTGTATAAAATCCAATATAGTTAAAGGCAGCAACCAGATGCTCAGCCCCAAAGAAAATATCACCAGGGCTGAGACAGCGGCAATAGTAATGAGACTGCTTCAAGAGGCGGGGCTTATATAGCGGCAGGAACTGTTTGGTATTGCATAAACAAAGCATATTGCAAAAAAGTCTCTGTCCTTCGTTGACAGAGGCTTCTTTTTAGAACAATTTAATTAAAAAAAGATTTTAATAAGTTACATATCTTGCTTATAGTAGAAAGTCATGGCTCGCTAAAAATGCTTATCGAAATTAAGAATATGTTTTAATATGTAAGTATTTCATAACCCGTTTCCGTTACGAGCACTGTTTTTTCCCATTGTGCGGAGGGCTTCCCATCGACAGTATAAACTGTCCAGTTATCGCTCTCGTTTATTGATATTTCGGCTTTTCCCATATTTATCATAGGCTCTACGGTAAAAACAAGACCTGGAACCAATAGCATCCCTGTTCCTTGTTTGGATACATAACTGACCCAAGGGTCTTCGTGAAATTGCAGGCCGATACCGTGTCCTCCAATTTCCCGAACAACAGAATAGCCATTTTTCTTGGCATGGTCATTAACCGCTTGCCCCACATTTCCCAGCAATCCCCAAGGTTTTATCTGCTCAATGCCCAGCTCCATACATTCTTTCGCAACATTAACAAGTCTTTGCTTTTCGCTGGAAACATCACCGACACAAAACATGCGGGAAGAATCCGAAAAAAAGCCGTTATAAATCGTAGATACATCGATATTTGCAATATCCCCATCTCTTAGAATTACACGGTCAGATGGGATACCATGACATACAACGTTATCTATTGAGATGCAAACGCTTTTGGGGTATCCGTGATAATGAAGAGTTGCCGGTACGCCTCCTAACTCCTTAGTTTTTTCATAAATCAGCCGGTCAAGTTCTTCAGTAGTTACTCCGTCAATAACATAGTCTCCGATATAATCCAGTAAGGCTATGTTTAGTTTACTGCAATCCCTGATTCCTTGAATTTGCTGTTGGGTTTTAAGCAATCCGAGGTGAGGTACTGCGCACCCTTTTGAATGGTAGATGGCCATTTGCTCCTCAATCGGGGCATGACATTTTTTGTATTTGCGTCCGCTGCCGCACCAGCAGGGATCGTTTCTTCCCAGTCCGCCAGACATATTTACTCCTTTACATTTGCAAACTCGGGGGAAGCAATACCCTGTGGAGTGCGTTGTTCAAAAGAGGCACTTGAAGCTTTGCGGTATTGGCGGGGAGAACATTTGAACATTGCCCCAAATGCCCTTGTCAATGATTCGGATGATGAGTACCCGTAACGAAAAGCGATATCGGTTATTTTGTCATCGGTGCTGCGAAGATCATTAGCAGCGGCTGTTAACCTGCGTTGAGTGAGGAATTGTTTATATGTCATTCCCATGTATTCCCGGAACTTTGCGGAACAGTAAAACGGCGAGTAACCAACATACGATGACATATCTTTTAGCGTCGGGTCCTCAGTTAGGTGATTCTCTACCCATTTCACCATTATTTCTATTGTTTGAACAGGCATTTGCTTCACTCCTTTTCCCAGTATATCAGTCAATATGGATAATTACCTGACATAAGTTGCAAACATTGAAATAAAGGCCGTATTCCTTTGCAGGATTTTACCATAGATTTCTATAATATATAATTGCATAAGCCCATAATTTTTTATATTAATCCAATTGACCCGGGTCTGATCTAATAGTATACCAAGAATTTATTAAAAAGGAGTGCTGATTTATGAACCAATGCCAATACGCTTCCACCTGCCCCATCTATTCAGTTTTTAAAACAGAAACTTTAAAAAACATATATATCAAAAACTACTGCAACGGGCCAAAGATGGGGAATTGTCAGAGGCTCACAATGCGCGAGTCCGGAAAGGTGCCGCCTAAAGAATTGTTGCCGGACGGCAAAATGCTAACAGCCACGCATTTTAATGCCAAGAAATAATATTTTTAAAATACCCTCTTGCCTTCAACCTGCGCTTTGCGGTTATTGCCGGGAGAGGCGCATTTTTGTTGCATGCCTACACTAGATACTCTACTTTGGCGCCGGGGAAATGCTTATCAATCTCCCGCCGGAACAGTTCATCCATCTCTTCCAGCGTCTCCTTTGGATAAACGTATTTGCCGTAACCAAACTGCCCGAATTTAAACTTGCGATTTTCCTCATGCATAGGCAGAGTGGTGTCCGGGAACACTTCCAGGATGCGTTTCTTTGCCGATGCTGTGAACCGGTGGGAGATTAATTCAAAGGTAATATTCTGCCCGACTGCGGGCAGTAATTCCTCTGCCAGGAAGCGGATTAATTGGGTGTAATCGCTTTGCCAGCCCGGGTAGCTGAAGATAGGGGCGATTAAAAAGCCCAGGGGGTAACCCGCTTTCGCTACACGCCGGGCGGCATTCAAACGGGCCTGGATTGCCGGGGTGCCGTGCTCGTAGGATTTAATGATGTAGTTGGTATTGATACTGAAGCGAAAGCGGGTATGTCCGTTGTGCCGCGTGTCCAGCAGCGTATTCACATCGGTGAACTTGGTAACGAAACGAAAACGGGCCAGGGGCTGTTGGCCGAAAAATTCCACAGCCCGGGCCAGCGAGCCGGTGTACGGTTCCACGGGAATGGGGTCGGAAGTGGCCGCCCCTTCAAACAAGGTGGTTTCCGGGGCCCTCTTTTTTATATACTTTTCCGCTTGTTCAAGTATTTCATCAATGTTTACGTATACCCTTATATATGGTTTTTTACCCAGTGTGGTATTTAAATAACAATATTGACATCGGCCGCTGCAGCTGGTGCTCAGGGGCAGTTGATAGTGAGCTGATGGTTTGCAAGGTGAAAACTGCAGCGTGCGGCGCACCCCCACCACCAGAGTGCGCTTGGCCTCCAAGTATGCTTCACGATGCGTTTTGCCGGGTATGCCCGTTACCCGGTTGTGACTGCCGATCATGGCCACGGGTATTCCGTCTGTCTTGAATCTTTGGTACAGCTGCTGACCCAGAGGGTAATCAAGCGCTGCCTGCTCAAAAAAAACCCGTCTTGGTATAAACAAAAATACTCCCTCCGGTTCCGGGTAATCTTATATATCGCTTAGTATGTCCATAAGATGCATAGCTGATTTATAATGAACACAAATTTTGATATCCATGCTACAATCATGCTGCAATGTAACACCGGCAGAAAGATGAAGACTTATTTTCAGAATATAATAATTCAATTTAATGTTTTTCTGCAAAGCATTATGTGCCATAATAAAATAATTACACATAATTTAGAAGGCCCGGGTACGAGGTAAAGATGCAAATAATCTTAAGCGTAAAGTGCTATAGCTTTTAACGTTAGAAAGGGAAGGGTGATGGGAATGCCAAACACCGGTTCATTCCAGCTGCCGCAGGAATTTTTAATTGTCGGCGCGGCTGTGCAAACGGGTTTATTTGAAGAGTTAAAGAATAATCCCTGTAATCTGGAAGAATTGGCTGTCAGGACGAAAACCGACCGCAGGTCAGTGTGGACGGTTATTGAAGCTTTGATTGCTTTAAAGTACCTGGAATACGACGGTGAAAAAATTAAGCTCACCGAAGAGGCGGATAATATCTTTTTTAATCCCGGCCACGAACAGTATACAGGTTTTTCATTCATGCATGCTTACAATATAATGAAGGCATGGACGCAGTTGCCGGAAGTTATGCATAGCGGGCAACCGGTTCCGAAAAAAGATGTATCCAGCCACTCCAAGCATTTCATCAAGGCTATGAGCCATCATGCCCGGAAGTCGGCACCGCAAATTGTTGATTATTGCTTAAAAGAATTGCCCGCGAATCCCAGGGTTCTTGATGTAGGCGGCGGTCCGTTAACCTATGCCAATGCTTTTGCCGGCAAGGGGGCCATGGTGACTGTATTGGACCTGTCCGGAGTTATAGATATGATGCGGCCGGAACTGGATACTGAACTGCCCATTAAAATGGTCAAAGGTGATTTTACCAAGGGGCTGCCTCCGGGACCTTATGACCTGGTATACCTTGGCAATGTGTGCCATATATACGGTGAGCGGGAGAATAGAAAATTATTTCAAGATGCGGCAGCTGAACTGGAGCAGGGAGGACAAATCGTAATCAATGACATGATCCGGGGTACAGGCGTGATGCCTGCATTATTCGGGGTAAACATGCTGGTTAATACAACTTCCGGGGGAACATGGACTTTCGAGCAATATAGAACATGGCTGGCCGCGGCCGGCTGTTCCGCAGCACCCTGGAAAGAGGTGGGCGGCAGACAGTTGATTAAGGCTGCCAAGGTTCAATAATATGCATTGGCAGGGAAAAGTACGTTCATACGGTAGTAGATTTTCTTGCTCAATATATAGAAGATGTCGCTAATTCAGAAGAAGCCTTAGCTATTTTAAATTATGAGGAAGAAAGAAGAATTTTAAGATTACTTTAGGTCAGTGGCGTTGCGGATGTTCATAACTTTAATTACCTTATTCCAAAAGTAAAACTAATTATAGCAAAAAAGTCGAACATGAATAAAGGTACTTATTCATGTTCGACTTTTTTGCGTTTGTTAAAATTTTATTGGAAAAAGTGCAGCAAATATTTATAAATTTACCTGTAAATTACAAAAAAGAGCGGGTTTAGCCGCTAAATTAAAAAAAAATAATAAATAAGCATAAAAATTACTATAAAATTTTAATTTTAAAAGCAGGAATTATTAAATATATGTCGAAAAAATTTTAAAAAGGAGTGGTGCTCATGGAGAACAATGGCGAAATAAATAATTTTTTAAATAAATTTTTTCAATTAGTAGGCAATGAAAATCAATGTGATAGCGTGATCTTTCGCAATGCAATTAACATAGCTAACGCCATTGTTGGAACCTTTGGTAAATACTGCGAGGTTGTAATCCATGATTTACGTACACCGGAGTCTTCCATAATTTATATGGCCGGCAATGTAACAAATCGTAAAGTCGGTGCACCGATAACCAATTTTGTTCTAGAAAACTTAAGAAAATACGGTAACAGCTGCAAAGATTCGATTGGTTATAAAAGTGTTACCAAAGATGGGAACATCTTAAAATCATCTACAATATACATTAAAAACGCTACTGATAAAATTATTGGTACAGTATGTATTAATTACGACATTACGGCGTTAATAAATCATTTGGAAGAAATAACCAAATTCGACGACTCAAATGATCAAGAAGAAATAAACGAATTTTTTGCAACGGATGTTACGGAAATACTTGATATTATAATTAATCAAGCAATAATAGCCAAAGGCATTCCCATGGAAGAAATGAAAAAAGAAGATAAAATTGAAATAGTTGGTGCGTTAGATGTAAAGGGAGTATTTTTAATTAAAGGAGCAGTAGATAAATTAGCTTTAGCTTTAGGAGTCTCAAGATACACTATTTATAATTACTTGGAACAAGAACGTTCACAAAGGAATGCTATTTATTAATTAACATTCCTTTAAATAAAAAATTAATTAAAGAAAGGAGTTAGGAATGGCGGAGGTCAAAGTAGTTCAAACCACAGATGCACCTGCAGCGATAGGGCCTTACTCTCAAGGAAGGTTTGCCGGGCCATTTTTATTTGTGTCCGGGCAGCTGCCGATTAACCCTCTTAGTGGCCAGATGGACGAAGCGATAGCTGATCAAACACATCGATCTTTAAAAAATCTCAAGGCGATTGTTGAATCTGCCGGCGGTACATTAGAAAGCGTTGTCAAAACTACGGTGTTTCTAAAAGACATGAATGATTTTGCCCGGGTCAATGAGGTGTACAGACAGTATTTTAAAGAGAACTATCCCACTAGATCTGCTATAGAGGTCGCTCATCTGCCAAAGGATGCCAAGGTGGAAATAGAAGCAATCGCCTATATCGGATAAAAAATTAACTGAAAGGGGTTAAATCATGAATCTAGCAAAGTTTCCGCGCAGGCGTTATACAGAAGGCCAAACACCACTGGAATTTTTACCTAACTTTACAAAGGCGCTGGGTGGTCCAAACATTTATATTAAACGTGATGATTTGCTAGGCTTAACTGCCGGTGGCAACAAGACCAGGAAATTGGAGTTTTTAGTAGCCGATGCTTTAGCCCAGGGAGCCGACACACTAATTACCTGTGGAGCTGTACAAAGCAACCACTGTCGTTTGACCCTTGCCGCTGCCGTTAAGGAAGGCTTAAAGTGCCGCCTTGTGTTGGAGGAAAGAGTTAAAGGAAGCTATAAGCCTGATGCCAGTGGCAACAACTTTCTATTCCACCTGCTTGATGTAGAAGATATTACTGTGGTTCCCGGTGGTTCCAATATGCTTGCAGAAATGCAAAAAGTAGCTGATCAGTTAGCCGCCGAAGGCAGAAAGGGTTATGTCATTCCCGGTGGCGCCTCTAATGAAATTGGCTCCACTGGTTATGTAGCCTGCGCCCAAGAGATACTTGCCCAAATTTTTGATAAAGGCATTAATCTTTCTTATGTTGTTTGTCCTTCCGGCAGTACCGGTACACACGCTGGTTTGATTACAGGTTTTTATGGTGAGAACAGTAATATCCCGGTTCTTGGTGTTAACGTAAGCCGCAGGAAAGATGTTCAGGAAGAAATGGTTTATGACCTTGTTAAACGAGTGTCCAAGCATGTAGGAGTTAAGGGTGAAATTCCAAGGAATGCAATTACTTGCTTTGACGAATATGTAGGTCCCGGGTATTCTATCCCCACGGAGGCAATGGCCGAAGCAGTAAGATTGTTAGCCAGAACAGAAGGTATTTTACTTGATCCGGTATACTCAGGCAAGGCGATGGCCGGATTGATTGATTTAGTGCGCAAAGGGTACTTCAAGAAAGAAGATAATGTACTGTTTGTTCATACCGGTGGTTCACCCGCGCTTTATGCATATATTCCACACATATTAGACTAAAAAAGGTCCACCCTTATTGGTTTGATAGGGTGGGCCACATACCAAAAACATTTATATTTCTCAATTTTCTATTATAGACTTTATTTGCCTTAAATGCAAATGATTTTCTAAAAGGAGGCGAATTTTATGAGTGAAAACACTTCCGTTTTAAATGAAAATAAACGGTTGGAAATGTACGGCGGGTTTTGGGGCGGAATCCTACCGCTGTTGGTATTAATAACTGTTTTAATATGGTTATCCGTAGCAGACCGGGGTGGTACCGTACCATTTTGGGCGGCCGGTTGGTTGGCAATAGTTGCCGGTTTGTTCTTAGCCAAGGACAAGAGACATTATTCCGAGGCCGTTTTAAGAGGATTTGGTGACAGGAGTGGTGTCGTAATTGTCGGTTGCTGGCTAATGGCGGGGGTTTTTGGCAAGCTTATGGTGGCCGGTGGATTAGTAGACGGTTTACTCTGGTTTGGTATGGAAACCGGAACTCAAGGTGCGTTGTTCGTTCTGATAGCATTTGTATCAGCAATGCTCTTTTCCCTGGGTACAGGCACCAGTACCGGAACAGTACTTTCCTTAACTCCTGTTTTATTCCCCGCCGGTGTGTTTTTGGGTGCTGATCCAGTTATGTTAGCCCTGGGGATCCTGTCCGGTGCTTGCTTTGGTGATAACTTGGCTCCTATTTCAGATACTACAATTGTTTCGGCATACACTCAAGATGCACAAATGAAAGATGTTGTTAGAAGTCGTTTTCCTCTTGCCATTATTGCTGCCGGTATAACTGGGGTTATCCTCCTTATTACTGGCGGTGGTGGAGAAGTTAGACCCCTTCCCGAAATTGAAGCCCAAGTGGATCCGAGTGGCTTATTAATGTTGATTGGCTTTGCAATCGTTGTTATTAGTGCCCTGAGAGGCAGACAT
This genomic interval from Desulfoscipio sp. XC116 contains the following:
- the splB gene encoding spore photoproduct lyase; this encodes MFIPRRVFFEQAALDYPLGQQLYQRFKTDGIPVAMIGSHNRVTGIPGKTHREAYLEAKRTLVVGVRRTLQFSPCKPSAHYQLPLSTSCSGRCQYCYLNTTLGKKPYIRVYVNIDEILEQAEKYIKKRAPETTLFEGAATSDPIPVEPYTGSLARAVEFFGQQPLARFRFVTKFTDVNTLLDTRHNGHTRFRFSINTNYIIKSYEHGTPAIQARLNAARRVAKAGYPLGFLIAPIFSYPGWQSDYTQLIRFLAEELLPAVGQNITFELISHRFTASAKKRILEVFPDTTLPMHEENRKFKFGQFGYGKYVYPKETLEEMDELFRREIDKHFPGAKVEYLV
- a CDS encoding AraC family transcriptional regulator, with protein sequence MPVQTIEIMVKWVENHLTEDPTLKDMSSYVGYSPFYCSAKFREYMGMTYKQFLTQRRLTAAANDLRSTDDKITDIAFRYGYSSSESLTRAFGAMFKCSPRQYRKASSASFEQRTPQGIASPEFANVKE
- a CDS encoding class I SAM-dependent methyltransferase: MPNTGSFQLPQEFLIVGAAVQTGLFEELKNNPCNLEELAVRTKTDRRSVWTVIEALIALKYLEYDGEKIKLTEEADNIFFNPGHEQYTGFSFMHAYNIMKAWTQLPEVMHSGQPVPKKDVSSHSKHFIKAMSHHARKSAPQIVDYCLKELPANPRVLDVGGGPLTYANAFAGKGAMVTVLDLSGVIDMMRPELDTELPIKMVKGDFTKGLPPGPYDLVYLGNVCHIYGERENRKLFQDAAAELEQGGQIVINDMIRGTGVMPALFGVNMLVNTTSGGTWTFEQYRTWLAAAGCSAAPWKEVGGRQLIKAAKVQ
- a CDS encoding Na+/H+ antiporter NhaC family protein; protein product: MSENTSVLNENKRLEMYGGFWGGILPLLVLITVLIWLSVADRGGTVPFWAAGWLAIVAGLFLAKDKRHYSEAVLRGFGDRSGVVIVGCWLMAGVFGKLMVAGGLVDGLLWFGMETGTQGALFVLIAFVSAMLFSLGTGTSTGTVLSLTPVLFPAGVFLGADPVMLALGILSGACFGDNLAPISDTTIVSAYTQDAQMKDVVRSRFPLAIIAAGITGVILLITGGGGEVRPLPEIEAQVDPSGLLMLIGFAIVVISALRGRHIIESLVYGNVSAIVLGLISGNLALHNVFSIPAVKGDSTGLIQDGINGVVGAIIFALLVLAVTQILVESGVMLRILSWAQKTLAKTVRQAELAIIGITILFSIPIAANAPALLLVGPSIVKPLGEKFNLAPERRANLMDCAVCTLFFTMPWHIAVVVWHSSVLSAAEAYNIVPPSITAAFYNPYSWALLGVIIFSAITGWNRKYASEPSGNKDLLTPNM
- a CDS encoding methionyl aminopeptidase, producing the protein MSGGLGRNDPCWCGSGRKYKKCHAPIEEQMAIYHSKGCAVPHLGLLKTQQQIQGIRDCSKLNIALLDYIGDYVIDGVTTEELDRLIYEKTKELGGVPATLHYHGYPKSVCISIDNVVCHGIPSDRVILRDGDIANIDVSTIYNGFFSDSSRMFCVGDVSSEKQRLVNVAKECMELGIEQIKPWGLLGNVGQAVNDHAKKNGYSVVREIGGHGIGLQFHEDPWVSYVSKQGTGMLLVPGLVFTVEPMINMGKAEISINESDNWTVYTVDGKPSAQWEKTVLVTETGYEILTY
- a CDS encoding RidA family protein, producing the protein MAEVKVVQTTDAPAAIGPYSQGRFAGPFLFVSGQLPINPLSGQMDEAIADQTHRSLKNLKAIVESAGGTLESVVKTTVFLKDMNDFARVNEVYRQYFKENYPTRSAIEVAHLPKDAKVEIEAIAYIG
- a CDS encoding helix-turn-helix transcriptional regulator produces the protein MENNGEINNFLNKFFQLVGNENQCDSVIFRNAINIANAIVGTFGKYCEVVIHDLRTPESSIIYMAGNVTNRKVGAPITNFVLENLRKYGNSCKDSIGYKSVTKDGNILKSSTIYIKNATDKIIGTVCINYDITALINHLEEITKFDDSNDQEEINEFFATDVTEILDIIINQAIIAKGIPMEEMKKEDKIEIVGALDVKGVFLIKGAVDKLALALGVSRYTIYNYLEQERSQRNAIY
- a CDS encoding D-cysteine desulfhydrase is translated as MNLAKFPRRRYTEGQTPLEFLPNFTKALGGPNIYIKRDDLLGLTAGGNKTRKLEFLVADALAQGADTLITCGAVQSNHCRLTLAAAVKEGLKCRLVLEERVKGSYKPDASGNNFLFHLLDVEDITVVPGGSNMLAEMQKVADQLAAEGRKGYVIPGGASNEIGSTGYVACAQEILAQIFDKGINLSYVVCPSGSTGTHAGLITGFYGENSNIPVLGVNVSRRKDVQEEMVYDLVKRVSKHVGVKGEIPRNAITCFDEYVGPGYSIPTEAMAEAVRLLARTEGILLDPVYSGKAMAGLIDLVRKGYFKKEDNVLFVHTGGSPALYAYIPHILD